The Enterococcus rotai genome includes a window with the following:
- a CDS encoding DUF7006 family protein, which produces METFLWNIQLEEYVATVDQTIKVDQEYIDYYCKLSKEANQLVEKINAETLALTLPKLMAIDEKCTLLIFYIFNGYALEDDTANATIQLIEQEYKKTHREKYIFDMPEYETWSISQRII; this is translated from the coding sequence GTGGAAACATTTTTATGGAATATTCAGCTTGAAGAATATGTTGCAACTGTTGATCAAACAATAAAAGTTGATCAAGAATACATCGACTATTACTGCAAGTTATCTAAAGAAGCGAATCAACTAGTTGAAAAAATAAATGCTGAAACACTAGCGTTAACGTTACCAAAATTAATGGCAATTGATGAAAAATGCACATTACTTATTTTCTATATCTTTAATGGCTATGCTTTGGAAGATGATACGGCAAATGCTACGATTCAATTGATTGAACAAGAATACAAAAAAACACATAGAGAAAAGTACATTTTTGATATGCCAGAATATGAGACTTGGTCGATTTCTCAAAGAATTATCTAA
- a CDS encoding PTS mannose/fructose/sorbose/N-acetylgalactosamine transporter subunit IIC: MEISIGIILILCIYTAVGVLDQISIQIGPYTPLFAATFTGLVLGDVQTGLMIGATLQLMTLGVATYGGATVPDFLSGAVMGTAYAIISGKGAEYGIGVAVPIGLLLTQLDILGRMTNTFFQHKADKYAEEGNYKGVERCNILGIFPWTLSRVIPVFIGLAFGEQVVTVINEWIPVWVMNGLKAAGAILPAMGIAILMRYLPIKTYWPYFIIGFVLLAYGAAFFSVLGVALVGLALAAIYVMNQNNNKGSATSAGTVVYEDDEEVEIDD, encoded by the coding sequence ATGGAAATTTCTATCGGCATTATTCTTATTTTATGTATTTACACAGCTGTAGGTGTATTAGATCAGATATCTATTCAGATCGGTCCGTATACGCCATTGTTTGCCGCAACGTTTACTGGTTTGGTTTTAGGCGATGTTCAAACAGGTTTGATGATTGGAGCAACGTTGCAATTGATGACGCTTGGTGTAGCCACTTATGGCGGGGCAACGGTTCCGGATTTTCTGTCTGGTGCTGTGATGGGGACAGCCTATGCGATTATTTCTGGAAAAGGTGCTGAGTATGGCATCGGAGTTGCAGTGCCTATTGGTTTATTACTGACGCAATTAGATATTCTCGGTAGAATGACAAATACATTTTTCCAGCATAAAGCAGATAAATATGCGGAAGAAGGAAATTATAAAGGCGTTGAACGTTGTAATATTTTGGGGATTTTTCCCTGGACATTATCACGGGTGATTCCAGTCTTTATCGGCTTAGCCTTTGGTGAGCAAGTTGTAACAGTGATCAATGAATGGATTCCGGTGTGGGTCATGAATGGTCTGAAAGCTGCTGGTGCAATTTTACCAGCAATGGGGATCGCTATTTTGATGCGTTACTTACCAATCAAAACTTATTGGCCGTACTTCATTATTGGTTTTGTCTTATTGGCTTATGGTGCAGCCTTCTTCTCTGTTTTAGGAGTGGCCTTGGTTGGTTTAGCTTTAGCAGCAATTTATGTTATGAATCAAAATAATAATAAAGGTTCTGCAACATCTGCTGGAACAGTTGTCTATGAAGACGATGAGGAGGTAGAAATCGATGACTAA
- a CDS encoding PTS system mannose/fructose/sorbose family transporter subunit IID, with product MTNKLTKKDINKVYRRNLFSLQWGWNYEKMQGLGYSYVIMPALKRLYGDDPEKMKKALKTQMGFFNTTPAMSHLIIGADMALEEEIGIEDDQAITGLKTGLMGPFAGVGDTLFIAIYRAIVFSIAAYMAQGGQAFGLAIPIIAGLAVLWVRYKFTWIGYNQGKKIATEFADKMKLLTQAAAILGLTVVGGLIPSVITYKLELTYKMGEVTLSIQEMLDKILPALIPLSIVMMSYWLLGKKKMNSTRLIFVLILLGMVLGNLQGITAWIGNLF from the coding sequence ATGACTAACAAACTAACGAAAAAAGACATCAATAAAGTTTATCGGAGAAATTTATTTAGCTTACAATGGGGCTGGAATTATGAAAAAATGCAAGGTCTAGGCTATTCTTATGTGATCATGCCTGCCTTAAAACGATTATACGGGGATGATCCCGAGAAGATGAAAAAGGCGCTTAAAACCCAAATGGGCTTTTTCAATACAACACCAGCTATGTCGCACTTGATCATTGGGGCAGATATGGCTTTAGAAGAAGAGATCGGGATCGAAGATGATCAGGCGATCACAGGATTAAAAACAGGACTGATGGGACCATTTGCGGGTGTAGGTGATACACTGTTTATTGCAATCTACCGAGCAATTGTTTTTTCAATTGCCGCATACATGGCTCAAGGAGGACAAGCTTTTGGTCTGGCAATCCCGATTATTGCAGGCTTAGCTGTTTTATGGGTGCGCTATAAATTTACATGGATCGGTTATAATCAAGGAAAAAAAATCGCTACAGAATTTGCGGATAAAATGAAGCTGTTAACACAAGCTGCTGCAATTCTTGGATTAACAGTCGTTGGAGGATTGATTCCTTCGGTCATAACTTATAAACTAGAGTTGACCTATAAAATGGGAGAAGTGACCTTATCTATTCAAGAGATGCTGGATAAAATTCTACCGGCCTTGATTCCGTTGTCAATCGTGATGATGTCTTATTGGTTGTTGGGGAAGAAAAAAATGAATTCAACGCGTTTGATTTTTGTATTGATTCTACTTGGAATGGTTTTAGGCAATTTACAAGGAATCACTGCTTGGATCGGAAATCTATTTTAA
- a CDS encoding PTS system mannose/fructose/N-acetylgalactosamine-transporter subunit IIB, translating to MTIEHARVDERLIHGQVATVWTNTLGAQRIMVVNDLAVKDQMQIGALKMAKPAGVKLSILSKRKAIEKILAGNYDDEKVFLITKDIQDMADLIDSGVPLKAFNVGNISQKEGSKPIKKSVAVTETDVQTIKRLDEKGIKITAQMIPSESDETILNFIK from the coding sequence ATGACAATTGAACATGCACGTGTAGATGAACGTTTGATCCATGGTCAAGTAGCAACCGTTTGGACGAATACTTTAGGTGCTCAAAGAATTATGGTCGTTAACGATTTAGCGGTCAAAGATCAAATGCAGATTGGGGCATTGAAGATGGCTAAACCTGCTGGCGTAAAATTATCGATCCTTTCCAAACGTAAAGCAATTGAGAAAATTTTAGCTGGTAATTACGACGACGAAAAAGTATTCCTGATTACAAAAGATATTCAAGATATGGCTGATTTGATCGATAGCGGTGTTCCCTTAAAAGCCTTTAATGTTGGGAACATATCACAAAAAGAAGGCAGTAAACCAATTAAAAAATCAGTGGCTGTTACTGAAACAGATGTCCAAACAATCAAACGTTTAGATGAAAAGGGCATAAAAATCACAGCACAAATGATTCCTTCAGAATCTGATGAAACAATTTTAAACTTTATTAAATAA
- a CDS encoding MurR/RpiR family transcriptional regulator, which yields MDAIKIIRQKYKNFSKVNRKIADYILKDPTLVLSLTANEIASNSGTSPASVTRFSKSLTFDSWEELKLSIATKQGAEHAPKTIDPIVAVDDSIDTLCAKVESLLNATIEDLFELVDKQALKRSIDVIKQAETIYLMGIGSSSLTAYDLYHKFNRAGKKAVFNYDVHMQFEFLNYSKPADVLIAVSYSGMSKEVLIACEIAQKNQTKIIFITRNESERITKLSDEVLLVPANEHLLRVGAIASIASTMAVGDVLYLGSIQDDLDTTIEKNMMDTRKLVEKLKEK from the coding sequence ATGGATGCAATCAAAATTATCCGACAAAAATACAAAAACTTTTCTAAGGTCAATCGAAAGATCGCTGATTATATCTTGAAAGATCCAACCTTGGTTCTTTCCTTGACCGCAAATGAAATTGCATCCAATAGCGGCACCTCTCCCGCTTCTGTGACTCGTTTTTCTAAATCATTGACGTTTGATAGCTGGGAAGAGCTAAAACTGTCGATTGCAACAAAACAAGGTGCAGAACATGCGCCAAAAACAATCGACCCGATCGTAGCAGTGGACGATTCAATCGATACATTATGTGCAAAAGTAGAATCTTTACTAAATGCAACGATCGAAGATCTATTTGAGTTAGTCGATAAGCAGGCTTTAAAGCGTTCGATTGATGTAATCAAGCAAGCAGAGACAATCTATTTGATGGGAATTGGTTCGTCCTCTTTAACGGCTTACGATTTATATCATAAATTTAATCGAGCTGGGAAAAAAGCAGTCTTTAATTATGACGTCCATATGCAATTTGAATTTTTAAATTACTCTAAGCCAGCGGATGTTTTGATTGCAGTCTCGTATAGTGGCATGTCAAAAGAAGTCTTGATTGCTTGTGAAATTGCCCAGAAAAATCAAACGAAAATCATCTTCATTACTAGAAATGAAAGTGAACGGATCACGAAGTTAAGCGATGAAGTATTACTTGTACCAGCCAATGAACATCTACTGCGAGTAGGTGCAATTGCTTCGATCGCTTCTACCATGGCTGTAGGAGACGTCTTATATTTAGGCTCGATCCAAGATGATTTAGATACGACAATTGAAAAGAATATGATGGATACAAGAAAATTGGTAGAGAAACTGAAAGAAAAGTAG
- the murQ gene encoding N-acetylmuramic acid 6-phosphate etherase: MKLDELTTESRNAASTTIDQLSTLEMVKIINQEDQKVALAVEKVLPEVAQAIDQAAERYQNGGRLIYCGAGTSGRLGTLDAIELTPTYSVSPDKAFGLIAGGKEAMFHAVEGAEDSKELAEADLKKCNLTDKDVIIAVAASGRTPYAIGALEYGEKVNALTIAVTCNEASEMNRLAAIGIAPVVGPEVITGSTRMKAGTAQKMVLNMFSTGIMIKVGNVYQNLMVNVQPTNEKLIQRSIQIIHEATGVEQTTAQEYLNLAHNHVAEAIVMIQGQIGLADAQALLNQHNRRISAVLSEIG, encoded by the coding sequence ATGAAGTTAGATGAATTGACTACTGAGTCACGAAATGCTGCAAGTACAACTATCGATCAATTATCAACACTTGAAATGGTAAAAATCATTAATCAGGAAGATCAAAAAGTTGCGTTAGCCGTGGAAAAAGTCTTGCCAGAGGTAGCCCAAGCGATCGATCAAGCCGCTGAGCGTTATCAAAATGGCGGGCGTTTGATTTATTGCGGTGCAGGAACATCTGGCCGTTTAGGAACATTGGATGCAATTGAGCTGACACCGACATACAGCGTATCACCTGACAAAGCATTTGGCCTGATTGCAGGTGGAAAAGAAGCCATGTTTCACGCAGTAGAAGGAGCCGAGGATTCAAAAGAACTAGCAGAAGCAGATTTAAAAAAATGTAACTTAACGGATAAAGACGTAATAATTGCAGTTGCGGCTAGTGGAAGAACGCCTTATGCAATCGGTGCGCTAGAATATGGTGAAAAAGTAAACGCTTTGACAATCGCTGTTACGTGTAATGAAGCGAGTGAAATGAATCGATTGGCGGCAATTGGTATTGCTCCTGTGGTCGGACCAGAAGTAATCACAGGTTCAACTCGTATGAAAGCAGGAACGGCCCAAAAAATGGTTTTAAATATGTTTTCAACAGGGATTATGATCAAAGTAGGAAATGTCTATCAGAATCTGATGGTCAATGTTCAACCAACAAATGAAAAATTGATTCAGCGTTCGATCCAGATTATTCATGAAGCAACAGGTGTTGAGCAAACGACTGCACAAGAATATTTGAATTTGGCACATAATCACGTAGCAGAAGCTATTGTAATGATTCAAGGACAAATCGGATTAGCTGATGCGCAAGCGCTATTGAATCAACATAATCGGCGTATTTCAGCTGTTCTTAGTGAGATAGGCTAA
- a CDS encoding PTS sugar transporter subunit IIA, translated as MKPKLILMSHGKMAAETVQSAKMIVGDLIEATVVSMTEVDGLSGTTDKLLKLLEPLGNDPVLIIADLKGGTPCNVALMQMNARPNLRVLSGLNLAMVIEAAVSPIEEIDELVDCLSDIGKNAVEKIELPELDDEEEYEE; from the coding sequence ATGAAACCTAAATTAATTTTAATGAGCCACGGTAAAATGGCAGCTGAAACAGTACAATCAGCTAAAATGATCGTTGGTGATTTAATAGAAGCAACTGTTGTTTCTATGACGGAAGTTGATGGCCTGTCCGGCACAACAGATAAATTACTAAAGCTACTTGAACCGTTGGGCAATGATCCAGTGTTGATAATAGCTGATCTAAAAGGTGGAACGCCGTGCAATGTAGCGCTGATGCAGATGAACGCTCGACCGAATTTACGTGTTTTATCTGGCTTAAACTTAGCGATGGTGATAGAAGCTGCAGTCTCGCCAATTGAGGAAATCGATGAATTGGTCGATTGTTTATCTGATATAGGTAAAAATGCAGTGGAGAAGATCGAGCTTCCTGAACTAGACGATGAAGAGGAGTATGAAGAATGA
- a CDS encoding MepB family protein, translating to MESLNYLLKIVDQISGLPLENLEVEEQNKDYQGLTFSIGQQTFRSRKAKITPKKLGYFVAFWEKDAANKNQPYESISAPEKWIITIFDQEKVGQFIFPKAILAEQHILTTSSIKGKMALRLYPDWVMGLNKTASKTQQWQSPYFIDLTDTWDVSVLQQLYFD from the coding sequence ATGGAATCATTGAATTATTTACTAAAAATAGTAGACCAAATTAGTGGTCTACCTTTAGAAAATCTCGAAGTCGAGGAACAAAATAAAGACTATCAAGGTCTAACCTTTTCAATCGGCCAACAAACATTCAGAAGTAGGAAAGCTAAAATAACGCCTAAAAAATTAGGCTACTTTGTTGCTTTTTGGGAAAAAGATGCGGCAAATAAAAATCAGCCATATGAGAGTATCTCTGCACCAGAAAAATGGATCATCACGATCTTTGATCAAGAGAAGGTCGGGCAGTTTATATTTCCCAAGGCCATTTTAGCTGAGCAACATATTTTGACAACCAGCTCGATCAAAGGAAAGATGGCCCTGCGCCTTTATCCGGATTGGGTTATGGGTTTGAATAAAACAGCCAGCAAAACTCAGCAATGGCAAAGCCCTTATTTTATTGATTTAACAGACACGTGGGATGTGAGCGTATTGCAACAGCTGTATTTTGACTAG
- the sapR gene encoding two-component system response regulator SapR produces MAKIMIIEDETTIRELISEELQKWQFDTFGTTDFNHVLEDFQREDPQLVLLDINLPVFDGYYWCQKIREISKIPIIFISSRSTNMDMIMAMNMGADDFVTKPFQIDVLIAKINALLRRSYNYSEVGSEIMSHNGITLNVDNGSMEINGEVIDLSKNEYRLLYILIKKHGKILTREKLLRALWEDERFVDDNTLTVNINRLRKKIEQAGLEGYIETKVGQGYIVP; encoded by the coding sequence ATGGCAAAGATCATGATCATAGAAGATGAGACAACGATTCGTGAGCTAATCAGCGAAGAGTTGCAAAAATGGCAGTTTGATACATTCGGAACGACAGATTTTAATCATGTGTTAGAAGATTTTCAAAGAGAAGATCCGCAATTGGTATTGTTGGATATCAATCTCCCAGTATTTGACGGTTATTATTGGTGTCAGAAAATCCGTGAAATTTCCAAAATTCCGATTATTTTTATTTCCAGCCGAAGTACCAATATGGATATGATTATGGCAATGAATATGGGAGCAGATGATTTTGTCACAAAACCATTTCAAATCGATGTGCTGATTGCGAAAATCAATGCACTTTTACGTCGCTCGTATAACTACTCAGAAGTCGGCAGTGAGATCATGTCTCATAATGGTATTACTTTAAATGTAGATAATGGTAGTATGGAAATCAATGGTGAAGTGATTGATTTAAGTAAAAATGAATACCGTTTACTCTATATTTTGATCAAGAAACATGGCAAAATTTTGACACGAGAAAAATTATTGCGCGCTTTATGGGAAGACGAACGCTTTGTGGATGACAATACATTGACCGTCAATATCAACCGCTTAAGAAAAAAAATTGAACAAGCAGGTCTTGAAGGCTATATTGAGACCAAAGTGGGACAGGGCTATATCGTGCCATAG
- the sapS gene encoding two-component system sensor histidine kinase SapS, translating into MTIGKYLKDHWLLLIGWLFFIGVTCFILWLSPDMVVNPSVIGYLVLLQGLFLLLFLTIDYSLKKSWWRSLDISEHPPSLQHYLGEASKAEEKLAQDYINGLLVEHQQVMQQAINNQQDQKDYIDSWVHEIKVPLAAVNLVLQSIEDDIPEKKYYLVENELSKIDEYVEQVLYYARLDSFSRDYLIQEYSLKEIVQSVIRTQGNYFIQKSLQFSIEGDDQMVLTDAKWVAFIFKQLVSNAIKYTPAGGKITVIIFRTKEGAWLSLKDTGIGIPKEDQHRIFDKGFTGENGRTSEQHSTGLGLYLAKSLADKLGHQLTMESVEGEGTTVKLLFPFLSYFNERR; encoded by the coding sequence ATGACAATTGGGAAATATTTAAAAGATCATTGGTTGTTATTGATTGGCTGGTTATTTTTTATTGGAGTGACTTGTTTTATTTTGTGGCTTTCTCCAGATATGGTCGTGAATCCATCGGTTATTGGGTATTTGGTCTTATTACAAGGGTTGTTTTTACTTTTATTTTTAACAATCGATTATTCATTAAAGAAAAGCTGGTGGCGTTCTTTAGATATTTCAGAACATCCGCCATCTTTGCAACATTATCTAGGTGAAGCCTCAAAAGCAGAAGAAAAACTGGCTCAGGACTATATTAACGGGTTATTGGTGGAACACCAGCAAGTGATGCAGCAAGCAATCAACAATCAACAGGATCAAAAAGATTATATTGATTCCTGGGTTCATGAAATTAAAGTACCGTTAGCGGCTGTCAATTTAGTACTACAATCGATTGAAGACGATATTCCAGAAAAGAAATATTATTTAGTCGAAAATGAGTTAAGCAAAATCGATGAATATGTGGAGCAAGTTCTTTACTATGCTAGATTGGATAGTTTTTCCAGAGATTATTTGATCCAAGAATATTCGTTGAAAGAAATTGTTCAGTCGGTGATTCGGACACAAGGGAATTATTTTATTCAAAAGAGTTTGCAGTTTTCGATTGAAGGTGACGACCAAATGGTGCTGACAGATGCAAAATGGGTGGCCTTTATTTTTAAACAACTTGTCAGTAATGCCATCAAATATACTCCAGCAGGCGGTAAGATCACGGTTATTATTTTCAGAACCAAAGAAGGGGCTTGGCTATCCTTGAAGGATACTGGGATTGGGATTCCTAAAGAAGATCAGCACCGGATTTTCGATAAAGGCTTTACAGGAGAAAATGGTCGGACTAGTGAACAGCATTCCACTGGTTTAGGTTTGTATTTAGCTAAAAGCTTGGCGGATAAGTTAGGCCATCAATTGACAATGGAGTCAGTTGAAGGAGAAGGCACGACTGTGAAATTGTTGTTTCCGTTTTTAAGTTATTTCAATGAGAGAAGATAG
- a CDS encoding GRP family sugar transporter has protein sequence MEILVALIPMFAWGSIGLVSGKIGGSANQQTLGMTIGALFFSTIIFFIVQPAITIQMVVIGILSGLFWSVGQNQQFHGMKYLGVSVGLPVSTGMQLIVNTIAGALFFHEWKGSRDYILGFIALGLLVLGAYLTARQDDDSGVKTSNTMLDFNKGLRALIFSTIGYGAYTIIINAAGLDPMGIILPQSIGMLIGASFFAFKKVKLDRYVWRNMSCGLLWGLGNICMLLTMRQLGLAISFSLSQMGIIISTLGGIYILGETKSKKEMRYVVIGCLFVILGGILLGYMKA, from the coding sequence ATGGAGATATTAGTAGCGTTGATCCCGATGTTTGCTTGGGGTAGTATTGGTCTTGTCAGCGGCAAAATCGGCGGTAGTGCTAATCAGCAAACATTAGGTATGACGATTGGGGCCTTATTCTTTTCGACGATCATCTTTTTCATTGTTCAACCTGCGATCACTATTCAAATGGTTGTAATTGGTATTTTATCTGGTTTATTCTGGAGTGTCGGGCAAAATCAGCAATTTCACGGAATGAAGTATTTAGGTGTATCGGTTGGGTTACCTGTTTCAACGGGGATGCAGTTGATCGTGAATACGATTGCTGGAGCGCTCTTTTTTCATGAATGGAAAGGCAGTCGAGATTATATTTTAGGCTTTATTGCTCTTGGTTTATTAGTATTAGGTGCCTATCTAACGGCTAGGCAAGATGATGATAGTGGTGTAAAAACATCGAATACGATGTTGGATTTTAATAAAGGCTTGCGGGCGTTGATTTTTTCAACGATCGGTTATGGCGCATATACGATTATTATCAATGCAGCCGGACTTGATCCGATGGGGATTATTTTACCTCAAAGTATCGGGATGTTGATTGGTGCTAGCTTCTTTGCTTTTAAAAAGGTTAAGCTGGATCGGTATGTTTGGCGCAATATGAGCTGTGGTCTGTTGTGGGGCTTAGGAAATATTTGTATGTTACTGACGATGCGACAACTTGGTTTAGCAATCAGTTTCTCTTTATCTCAAATGGGGATCATTATCTCCACATTAGGCGGTATTTATATTTTAGGCGAAACCAAGTCTAAAAAAGAAATGAGATATGTCGTAATTGGTTGCCTATTCGTCATTTTAGGTGGTATCCTTTTAGGGTATATGAAAGCGTAA
- a CDS encoding amino acid permease codes for MSMFRKKELTAVSSEPSAMKKDLKTMDLIMLGIGAIVGTGIFVVTGVAAEQYAGPALSLSFLVAAGAIVLAGLCYAEFASRIPAIGGPYAYMYVVFGELVAWMTGWLVICEFFLAVSSVASGWSGYVHGFLNSLGIDLPKALSGAYNPAKGTYVDLIAVLVLFAVMFWVSLEAKTALRLNNVMVFVKFGIIALFLIVGIFYVKPDNWQPFMPFGFSGVVSGAAVVFFAFLGFDAVSMTAEEVKNPQKDIPKGIIGSIIIATVLYVIVTLILTGIVPFDALGVKDPVAFAMRFVQRDGVAGVISVGAILTLLTVTISMMYSLARIIYAISKDGLLPKFMSKIDEKNRTPKNATYVAGVCTMIFAGLVPMELLAELTNIVTLMYLIVMAIGIIRLRKVAGDPKPGEFKIPFVPFVPILLVIVSIGLMLQLQAATWKAFAIALVLGFVIYFGYGYKHSNENKENN; via the coding sequence ATGTCGATGTTTCGGAAAAAAGAGCTGACAGCTGTTTCAAGTGAGCCAAGTGCTATGAAAAAGGATTTAAAAACAATGGATTTGATCATGCTAGGAATCGGGGCAATTGTTGGGACTGGGATTTTTGTTGTAACAGGTGTTGCTGCGGAACAATATGCAGGTCCTGCGTTGTCACTTTCGTTTTTAGTTGCAGCAGGAGCCATTGTTTTAGCAGGGTTATGTTATGCCGAGTTTGCTTCAAGGATTCCGGCAATTGGTGGCCCTTATGCCTACATGTATGTCGTTTTTGGAGAATTAGTTGCTTGGATGACAGGCTGGCTAGTAATTTGTGAATTCTTCTTAGCGGTTTCATCTGTTGCTTCAGGATGGTCTGGTTATGTTCACGGATTTTTGAACAGTCTTGGTATTGATTTACCGAAAGCTTTGAGTGGAGCGTATAACCCAGCTAAGGGTACGTATGTTGATTTGATCGCAGTATTGGTTTTATTTGCTGTTATGTTTTGGGTATCATTAGAAGCTAAAACTGCTTTACGTTTGAATAATGTAATGGTATTTGTGAAGTTTGGGATTATTGCATTGTTCTTAATCGTTGGTATTTTCTATGTAAAACCTGATAATTGGCAACCCTTTATGCCTTTTGGTTTTTCTGGAGTCGTGAGTGGGGCGGCTGTGGTTTTCTTTGCCTTCTTAGGTTTTGATGCTGTAAGTATGACCGCAGAAGAAGTGAAAAATCCTCAAAAGGATATCCCAAAAGGAATTATTGGGTCGATTATTATTGCGACTGTTTTGTATGTGATCGTGACCTTGATATTAACTGGGATCGTTCCATTTGATGCACTTGGCGTAAAAGATCCAGTAGCATTTGCGATGCGTTTTGTGCAGCGTGATGGCGTAGCGGGTGTCATTTCTGTTGGCGCAATTTTAACCCTTTTAACTGTGACGATTTCGATGATGTATAGCTTAGCTAGAATTATTTATGCGATCAGTAAAGATGGGTTACTACCCAAATTTATGAGCAAAATCGATGAAAAAAATCGGACACCGAAAAATGCTACTTATGTTGCAGGTGTATGTACAATGATCTTTGCTGGATTAGTACCGATGGAGTTATTAGCGGAATTGACGAATATTGTGACATTGATGTACTTGATCGTGATGGCAATCGGAATTATTCGCTTAAGAAAAGTCGCCGGTGATCCCAAACCAGGGGAATTTAAAATTCCGTTTGTTCCATTTGTTCCAATTTTGTTAGTGATCGTGAGTATTGGATTGATGTTACAGTTGCAAGCAGCGACGTGGAAAGCTTTTGCGATAGCATTAGTCTTAGGTTTTGTGATTTATTTTGGTTATGGTTATAAACATAGTAATGAAAATAAGGAGAATAATTAA
- the fumC gene encoding class II fumarate hydratase, whose protein sequence is MSYRIEKDSMGEIQVPETAFWGAQTERSRQNFNIGIEKMPIALIKALALVKKNAAKANEATGKLETAISKAIQTAADRIMKGEVNEQFPLSLWQTGSGTQTNMNVNEVIAHLAAEKGVTVHPNDHVNMSQSSNDVFPTAIHIAAVQMIEEQLFPVMKKMIQTLHQLESENEKIVKIGRTHLQDATPVTFAQEISGWRSGLEHNVQMLELSLHELKQLAIGGTAVGTGLNASKEYVEVFFNQLNEETKIGFSEDANKFHGLACKDAAVFTSGALKALASNAMKMANDIRWMASGPRSGLGEITIPANEPGSSIMPGKINPTQCEALTMIAVQVMGNDTTIGISASQGNFELNVYMPVIAYNLLQSIELLTDGLRSFNQHCLVGIKANQEKMSQYVEQSLMLVTALNPYIGYDNGAKIAKKAFEENTTLKQAALALGLVTEADYDAWVKPEQMLGK, encoded by the coding sequence ATGTCTTACCGCATCGAAAAAGACTCTATGGGAGAAATTCAAGTACCAGAAACAGCATTTTGGGGTGCTCAAACCGAACGTAGTCGCCAAAATTTCAATATAGGGATCGAAAAAATGCCCATTGCGCTAATCAAGGCATTAGCTTTAGTCAAAAAGAATGCCGCTAAAGCAAATGAAGCAACGGGGAAATTGGAAACAGCGATCAGCAAGGCGATCCAAACAGCAGCTGATAGAATCATGAAAGGAGAGGTGAACGAACAGTTTCCATTATCTTTATGGCAAACAGGCAGTGGTACCCAAACGAATATGAATGTGAATGAAGTGATTGCTCATTTAGCTGCAGAAAAGGGTGTAACGGTTCATCCCAATGACCATGTTAATATGTCGCAAAGTTCCAATGACGTTTTTCCAACTGCAATCCATATAGCAGCAGTGCAAATGATTGAAGAGCAGCTGTTTCCTGTCATGAAGAAGATGATCCAGACTTTACATCAGCTTGAATCGGAAAATGAAAAAATCGTAAAAATCGGCCGAACTCATTTACAAGATGCAACACCTGTAACTTTTGCACAAGAAATCAGTGGCTGGCGTTCAGGTCTGGAGCATAATGTTCAAATGTTGGAATTATCCTTACACGAGTTGAAACAATTGGCGATTGGTGGTACGGCAGTAGGAACGGGGCTGAATGCTTCGAAGGAATATGTCGAGGTATTTTTTAACCAATTGAATGAAGAAACTAAGATTGGATTTTCAGAAGATGCAAATAAATTTCACGGATTAGCCTGCAAAGATGCAGCTGTTTTTACATCGGGTGCTTTAAAAGCCTTAGCGTCAAATGCGATGAAAATGGCAAATGATATTCGCTGGATGGCAAGTGGTCCTCGTAGTGGTTTAGGGGAAATCACGATTCCTGCTAATGAACCTGGGAGCTCCATTATGCCTGGTAAAATCAACCCAACTCAATGTGAGGCGTTAACAATGATCGCTGTTCAAGTGATGGGCAATGACACGACCATTGGCATTAGCGCTTCACAAGGAAACTTTGAATTGAATGTTTATATGCCCGTAATCGCTTATAATTTACTTCAAAGTATTGAGTTATTGACTGATGGCTTGCGTTCATTTAATCAACATTGTTTAGTTGGAATCAAAGCGAATCAAGAAAAAATGAGTCAGTATGTCGAACAATCATTGATGCTGGTAACGGCGTTAAATCCTTATATTGGATATGATAATGGAGCAAAAATCGCTAAAAAAGCATTTGAAGAAAATACCACATTAAAGCAAGCAGCACTGGCTTTGGGATTAGTGACAGAAGCGGACTATGATGCTTGGGTCAAACCAGAGCAAATGCTAGGAAAATAA